TCTCTCGCACATGATGTTTTGAACTGGCGCATTATTTTAGTGCTTCTAAAGCTTCTTCCTTTTCTTTTCTGATCACGAGCAACTGATCCAATCCCAATATTTCAAACACCTCAAAGACTTTGTCTTTCATCCCGTAAAGAACAAAACGAATCGATTCGGTTTCTATCTTCTGAATATTGGACATGAATACACCTAAGCCTGCAGATGAGATGTAATCCAACCCCTTCAAATCCACCAAAATCTGTTGACTACTCTCCATCGCTTCACGCAGTGCTTCGTCCAAGTGAATAGAAGATGACGCGTCTACCTCACCTGTCACGACCAATTCATAGCGGCCTGTTTCCTCGTCTATATGTTTGTCAATATTTACCATTGCTGTTAATAAAATTTCAGGATTACCAAAGTGTAATCATCATCCAATGATCGCTTTCCGCAGAATCCGTATAGTTCGTTTATAATACCCTGCTGGATAGCAGCGGGAGATTGGTCGGCATGTTTTGTCAAAGCATGAAGCAATCGATCAGTCCCGAATTGCTCTTTGTCGGCATTGCAGGCTTCGGTCACTCCGTCCGTATAGAGCACCAAGACATCGTCTTGTTCATACCCGAAATCATTGACTTGTACGTATTTATGAAAATTAGAGTTTCTTAATATGCCTAAGCCTAGTCCTTTATTTTTGAAATAATCTGCTGTCTTGATCTCTGCATGATAAAACAACGAAGGGCAATGTCCTGCACGAGCGAAGTTGATCCTCTTGGTCCGGCTATCAATCACAAAATAGGAAACCGTAATGAAAGAAGTCGTCTCCAAACAGCGGCTCAATGCATTGTTGGCATGAATAAGAAAGTCCTTCGGGTTCAAATCAAGCTGTACCAAACTCTGAAAGATTCCCTTCATTTGCGCCATATTGAAAGCTGCCGAGGTCCCTTTGCCAGATACGTCACCAATGATCAAGGCCGTTCTATGCTCATCCAATTGATAAAAATCATAGTAGTCGCCCCCCACTTCGTCAGCTGCGACAGTAAAGGCGTGTATATCAAACGCACTGTTGGCTTCCAGCTGCTGCGGGATCAGCTTGCTCTGTACCCGATTAGCAATCTCGAGCTCTTCCTTGTAGCGTTCTGTCACGATGGCCTCATTGAGCAAACGGAAATTTTCGATCGAAATGCTCGCTTGATTGACAAAGGTATCAATGATGTCCATCATCTCTTTATTGAATCCATCATCTACCTGCTTGAGCAGTGCGAGATCTCCTATCTTTCTCCCTTTGACCATGACTGGGAAATGGAGAATCGATTTGTACAAGGCATTCTTGAGGTTGGCTGACAACTTAGGGTGCTCTATGTTCTTTTCAAATTCAGAGTTGAGGACCTTCTTAAACCGACTCTTTTTCAGAGCCTTCTCTAGGTCTACTATTTGCTTTTGTTGTAG
The DNA window shown above is from Reichenbachiella sp. 5M10 and carries:
- a CDS encoding STAS domain-containing protein, whose protein sequence is MVNIDKHIDEETGRYELVVTGEVDASSSIHLDEALREAMESSQQILVDLKGLDYISSAGLGVFMSNIQKIETESIRFVLYGMKDKVFEVFEILGLDQLLVIRKEKEEALEALK
- a CDS encoding GAF domain-containing SpoIIE family protein phosphatase, whose protein sequence is MLSQKSITRLSVIFGSVFWSLLTIVDLMTLFSEQNQIEFGLPGFVANMLLAFFIISVLTFYRYNIGKAESVNFVELLWRVFVFGLIATLVVLAIEFFLTLFGTHKFAQNALINNFFYHIILGLIIGFLISTYVVWKRLILYQKSKSLLAAWQIFEYCLMSTLAFDLFTHTYQDTSFLVVYVILALIGIVLSFNLKWIAYLNFKQKWRSLLFILLVVIYTWYFIRTLMFYAEHTSLVRDLLDSVFVLSVITFIVVYALISFLVILFNLPTTSVFERKIKEAVNFQRLSQSIPAGESEEKVYEILLDSAVSAVFSDAAWLTIDDEENGVKLTLTYELQQKQIVDLEKALKKSRFKKVLNSEFEKNIEHPKLSANLKNALYKSILHFPVMVKGRKIGDLALLKQVDDGFNKEMMDIIDTFVNQASISIENFRLLNEAIVTERYKEELEIANRVQSKLIPQQLEANSAFDIHAFTVAADEVGGDYYDFYQLDEHRTALIIGDVSGKGTSAAFNMAQMKGIFQSLVQLDLNPKDFLIHANNALSRCLETTSFITVSYFVIDSRTKRINFARAGHCPSLFYHAEIKTADYFKNKGLGLGILRNSNFHKYVQVNDFGYEQDDVLVLYTDGVTEACNADKEQFGTDRLLHALTKHADQSPAAIQQGIINELYGFCGKRSLDDDYTLVILKFY